The DNA window CCTGGGCAAGACGGCGATTTCCGGCGCGCGCCGGCAGCGACTGCTCGATGCCGCACTCGCGGCTGTGCGCGGCAATGCAACGTAGTCCCGCCAGCGCGGTTGCCGGCTCGGAGCGGCCTACCAGGGCTCGCTACCTCGTGTTGGCGGCATTGTGCCTGGGCGCGACCGTGGCCTACGTCCAGCGCAATTCGCTCGGCGCGGCCGAGACGGTGATTCGCGCCGACCTGCAGCTCACCAAGCGCGAAATGGGCTGGGTGATGAGCAGTTTTTTCGTCAGCTATGCGCTGTTTCAACTCCCCAGCGGCTGGTGGGGGCATCGCCTCGGTACGCGGCGCGGACTGACCCTGTTTGCCGCGCTATGGAGCGTGGCAACGGCCACGATCGGTCTGTGCACGGGGATGCCGGCCTTGATTGCCAGCCGCCTGGCGATGGGCGGGGCACAAGCCGGGTTGTTTCCCTGCTGCACGCAGACCGTCGCGCTCTGGTTTCCGCGCACGCAACGAGGCTTTCCATCCGGGGCACTGGGCGCTTTTCAATCGGTTGGCGGGGCCCTGGGCACCGCCTTGACCGGCTGGCTCGTCGGCGCGCAGGTGCTCGGTTGGCGCAGCGTGTATGTGCTCTACGCCGTGCCGGGCTTGCTGGCGGCCGCGGCGTTCTACTTCTGGTTCCGCGACCGGCCCGAGGATCACGCGCAGGTGAACGCGCCCGAGCTGGCCCTCATCCGCCAGGGCTGCGATCTCGACGGCGACACGGCCGCTTTGATGCTGCCGCCCGAGCCCACGCCCTGGCTGGGGATGCTCAAGAGCGTGCCGCTGTGGGCGATTTGCTGGGTACAGGTGTTTCGGGCCGCGGGATACATCTTTTTCGCCACCTGGTTCACGACCTACCTGGTCGAGTCGCGGCACTTGTCGATCACGCGTAGCGGCTGGCTGACGAGCATGCCGCTGTTGGCCATCGTGGCGGGGCAGCTCTTCGGCGGCTGGCTCTCGGACTGGATCTTGCAGCAAACCGGCAGCCGCGATTGGGCCCGCAAATGGTTGTCGGTGGCGAGCATGTTGGGCTGCGCCGGCTGCATCGTCGTGGCGATCTTCTTGTCGTCCGCGTATGCGGCGGTGGCGGCGATCGGCGTGGGGGCGTTTGTCGGCGCGATCGGTGCGCCGTGTTCCTACGCGATCACCATCGACATGGGCGGGCGTCACGTGCCGATGGTCTTCAGCGTCATGAACATGGCGGGCAACGTCGGCGCGATCGGCTTCCCGGTTGCCGTACCGTATGTGCTGCAGGCCACGGGGAGCTGGGTGGCCGTGCTCTGGCTGTTCGCGGCCATGTATGTCGCCGCAGGGCTTTGCTGGCTGGTGATCGACACGCGCGGAACGGTTTTCGACCGTGGCGTGCGGCACTAAGACCTCGCGACTGCGCGCAGTGCTGGCGCGCGGCGGCGCGGTTGTGACGGCTGCCAAAGCTTTGGCGATCATGCGGCCGATAAACGGTATGGGCCGAAGCGACGTCGTCGGGCGGGATGTACCGCTGCCGGCAATTTCGTTCGGCATAACGGGGCCGGAACAGAGCGCAGCGGCGGCCCCCGAGGCGCAATCTTTTACGAGGACGATGTCGTGAATTTCTATGCCTGGATTCGCGAGGGCGTGCGTCGCGCGGTCCTCCTGGGCGTCTCCGATGCGGTCGATCAGCTCGGCACGCCCAACGACGAAAACGGCGACCTGAACCACAATCTGCTGGCGATCCTCCGCGACTTGCCGCAACGTCCGGTGCTGGCGGCCGCCACGGGCGACGGCGCCGCGATGGCGCTCGGCCACGAATCAGGTATCGGCCAGGTGGCCTCGTCGGTCGCGACCGCGCTGGCCGACGACGAGCCCGACACCACGCCACGGCGCGGCAGCGTGCAGCCGCTGGGTGCGAAGCGCAAGCGGTTGGGCCGCTCGCTCAGCCAGGTGGTCGATCGCCCGGCCGACGAGTCGTAAGCAGCGCCTGGCGCGAGCGCCGTTGGCACCTGGCTCGCGAGACCAACGCCGAAGCTATTTGAGCTTCGACAGAAACTCGACCAGGTCGCGCAGCTCGCGCTTTGAAAGCCGGCGCACGATCGAGTCGGGCATCGCCGAGATGCCCGTGCTCCGCTCGTCGACGTCGTCCTTGGCGACAATCGCAGTTTGTCCCTCGGGCGTGATCAGCTCGATCTCGCGATCGTCCTCGCGGCGGACGATGCCCGTGTAGACGCGGCCATCGCCCGTGGCGATGACCGTGGTGTCGAAGCCCTTGGCGATCTTGCGATTGGGCGCGACGATCGCCTCGAGCAGGTATTCGCGGGTCTGGTCCTTGGCCACCTTCGATAGCTCGGGGCCAACCTCGCCACCGTCGTCGCGCAGCCGGTGACAGCGGCGGCAGGCCACGTCGGTGCGCTCCATGAAGATCTGGCGGCCCAGGTTGGCGTCGCCGCCGACGAGTGTCTCGCGAAACGCGGACAGCGGATCATTCGGATCGCGTCGCGCCTCGAACTCGGCCAGCCGTTCTTTGATGGTTGCATGCTCGCGGCCGGCCGTGGCTTCGAGCAGTTCGAGTTGCAGCTCGCCGGGAACCTCGCCGGCCAGCAGCCGATCGAGCCAGGCGAGCAGGACTTCGTCCGAGCCGGCGCCGGAGATGGTCCCCAGCACAGCGAGCGCCCCCTGTTGCTCGTGGATTTCTCCCCGGGTCAGCACGTCGCTGAGGATTCGCACGGCCTCGGCGGGACGGACCTTGCCCAGCAACCGGCGC is part of the Pirellulales bacterium genome and encodes:
- a CDS encoding MFS transporter; the protein is WARRRFPARAGSDCSMPHSRLCAAMQRSPASAVAGSERPTRARYLVLAALCLGATVAYVQRNSLGAAETVIRADLQLTKREMGWVMSSFFVSYALFQLPSGWWGHRLGTRRGLTLFAALWSVATATIGLCTGMPALIASRLAMGGAQAGLFPCCTQTVALWFPRTQRGFPSGALGAFQSVGGALGTALTGWLVGAQVLGWRSVYVLYAVPGLLAAAAFYFWFRDRPEDHAQVNAPELALIRQGCDLDGDTAALMLPPEPTPWLGMLKSVPLWAICWVQVFRAAGYIFFATWFTTYLVESRHLSITRSGWLTSMPLLAIVAGQLFGGWLSDWILQQTGSRDWARKWLSVASMLGCAGCIVVAIFLSSAYAAVAAIGVGAFVGAIGAPCSYAITIDMGGRHVPMVFSVMNMAGNVGAIGFPVAVPYVLQATGSWVAVLWLFAAMYVAAGLCWLVIDTRGTVFDRGVRH